A genomic window from Silene latifolia isolate original U9 population chromosome Y, ASM4854445v1, whole genome shotgun sequence includes:
- the LOC141629338 gene encoding uncharacterized protein LOC141629338 translates to MLIRPFTNAIATVALPKGFSVPTMTLFDGTSDPCDHVSQYKQKMMVTAATGSSKEACMCKGFGSTVSGAALQWFIRLPNKSISSFTDLVNAFNQQFTNNRRTPKQPSDLYKIVRKGSLDHLLSRGGKQDKREIANQMLPSAPPICTKIINVITGGSELSGLTYSAAKRQATEGNELEQHHDALTITLSIGNCTVKKVLVDIGCSVNLIMFETVKIMGFNKENLVRKSVPLVGFSGETAHSLGEITIPTYIKGVNKLVRYLVIEGPTTYNFILGRPWLHQMKAIP, encoded by the exons ATGTTGATTCGCCCTTTTACCAACGCCATAGCTACTGTGGCTTTGCCAAAAGGATTCAGTGTCCCAACGATGACTCTCTTTGATGGGACCTCAGATCCTTGTGACCACGTCAGCCAGTATAAACAGAAGATGATGGTAACTGCAGCAACGGGGTCCTCTAAAGAGGCatgtatgtgtaaaggatttgggTCGACCGTGTCAGGAGCAGCGCTACAATGGTTTATTCGTCTGCCCAACAAATCTATATCCTCGTTTACCGACTTGGTCAATGCATTCAATCAGCAATTCACCAACAATAGAAGGACTCCCAAACAGCCTAGTGATCTTTACAAGATC GTGCGAAAGGGGAGTTTGGATCACCTGTTATCACGTGGAGGCAAGCAGGACAAGAGGGAGATAGCAAATCAGATGCTCCCCTCTGCCCCACCTATCTGCACCAAGATCAttaacgtgataacaggtggatcCGAGTTGTCAGGGTTAACCTACTCTGCAGCCAAGAGACAAGCTACCGAAG GAAACGAGTTAGAGCAGCACCACGACGCCCTCACCATAACACTATCTATTGGGAATTGCACCGTGAAAAAGGTATTGGTGGACATTGGATGCTCTGTGAACCTCATCATGTTTGAAACCGTCAAAATAATGGGCTTCAACAAGGAAAATTTAGTAAGGAAATCTGTGCCATTGGTGGGATTTAGTGGTGAGACAGCGCATTCATTAGGCGAGATAACTATCCCAACTTATATCAAAGGTGTCAACAAGTTAGTGAGGTACCTAGTCATCGAGGGCCCAACCACCTACAACTttatcttgggaagaccatggttacATCAAATGAAGGCAATCCCCTAA